The Vespa velutina chromosome 4, iVesVel2.1, whole genome shotgun sequence genome has a window encoding:
- the LOC124948462 gene encoding WD repeat-containing protein 82: protein MKLVDHVVRSFKVAKVFRENSDRINSIDFSPNGDTLISCSEDDQIVIYDCEKGTQVRTVNSKKYGVDLIHFTHAKNTAIHSSTKVDDTIRYLSLHDNKYIRYFPGHTKKVVSLCISPIEDTFLSGSLDKSLRLWDLRSPNCHGVMNVSGRPVAAYDPEGLIFAAGVNSESIKLYDLRSFDKGPFVTFRLSQEKECDWTGLKFSRDGKTILISTNGSTIRLVDAFHGTPLQTFAGYLNNKGIAIEASFSPDSQFVFSGSTDGRVHVWNAETGYKVCVLNGDHPAPVQCIQFNPKYMMLASACTNMAFWLPTVDESA, encoded by the coding sequence ATGAAGCTTGTCGACCACGTGGTGAGAAGCTTCAAGGTGGCCAAGGTCTTCCGAGAGAATTCCGATCGTATAAACAGTATCGATTTCTCGCCAAATGGAGATACACTTATCTCCTGCTCGGAGGATGATCAAATCGTAATATACGATTGTGAAAAGGGCACTCAAGTTCGTACAGTTAATTCGAAGAAATACGGCGTTGATTTGATTCATTTCACACACGCCAAAAATACTGCCATTCACAGCAGTACCAAAGTAGATGATACTATTCGATATTTAAGTTTGCacgacaataaatatatccgATACTTTCCTGGTCATACTAAGAAAGTAGTATCGCTTTGTATCAGTCCTATAGAggatacttttctttctggATCTTTGGATAAGTCCTTGAGGCTTTGGGATTTACGTTCACCAAATTGTCATGGTGTTATGAATGTTTCCGGACGTCCAGTTGCCGCATACGATCCTGAAGGTTTAATTTTTGCTGCTGGAGTAAATTCAGAGAGTATTAAGCTATATGATTTACGCAGTTTTGATAAAGGACCTTTTGTGACCTTTAGACTTTCTCAGGAAAAAGAATGCGATTGGACTGGCTTGAAATTCAGCAGAGATGGTAAGACCATTCTGATATCGACCAATGGCAGTACAATTCGCTTGGTGGATGCTTTCCATGGTACTCCATTACAAACTTTTGCTGGTTATTTGAATAACAAAGGCATTGCAATAGAGGCCAGCTTTAGCCCAGATTCACAGTTTGTATTTAGTGGCTCTACAGATGGTAGAGTACATGTATGGAATGCAGAAACTGGATATAAGGTATGTGTTCTTAATGGAGATCACCCTGCACCAGTTCAGTGTATTCAATTCAACCCAAAGTATATGATGTTGGCATCTGCATGTACCAATATGGCTTTCTGGTTACCAACAGTTGATGAAAGTGCATAA
- the LOC124948491 gene encoding plasmanylethanolamine desaturase, with amino-acid sequence MDDIKVPNLGQAASAACSMATNFLAPVKTEQQIYENSMLEDDPNANSVVPTSNEDRILPRWGPSHKGAQELANLYSSGKRTQECICVGICITLVAVNSLFILVRLKLENLSSIIVAALCGIITADFGSGVVHWAADTWGSVELPILGKNFLRPFREHHIDPTSIMRHDFIETNGDNCMATIPFLSKLTWDFLTLSEPEIEQKFLWTCYWFLLAIFVAMTNQIHKWSHTYFGLPPWVVWLQEHRVILPRKHHRVHHVAPHETYFCITTGWLNWPLEKLRFWYILEIIIEKLTGCKPRADDLKWAQKRS; translated from the exons ATGGATGACATAAAGGTGCCTAATTTAGGACAGGCTGCATCGGCCGCATGTTCAATGGCTACGAATTTCTTAGCGCCAGTAAAAACCGAACAACAAATTTACGAAAATTCAATGCTCGAAGATGATCCCAATGCTAATTCGGTGGTACCCACTTCTAATGAAGATAGGATATTACCGAGATGGGGTCCTAGTCATAAAGGTGCACAAGAATTAGCAAATCTTTACAGTAGCG GAAAAAGAACGCAGGAATGTATATGCGTTGGTATTTGTATCACGCTGGTAGCAGTAAATTCATTGTTCATCCTGGTCAGATTAAAACTTGAAAATTTAAGTTCGATAATAGTAGCAGCATTATGCGGAATCATCACGGCGGATTTTGGATCTGGAGTAGTTCATTGGGCTGCTGATACATGGGGTTCTGTCGAACTTCCCATTCTGGGAAAG aattttttaaggCCTTTTCGTGAACATCACATCGATCCAACCAGTATAATGAGACACGATTTTATTGAAACGAACGGTGACAATTGTATGGCCACCATACCATTCCTTTCCAAATTAACATGGGACTTTCTTACTTTATCAGAGCCAGAAATCGAGCAGAAGTTTCTTTGGACATGTTATTGGTTTTTACTTGCAATTTTTGTAGCAATGACCAATCAg ATTCATAAATGGTCACATACATATTTCGGACTTCCTCCTTGGGTAGTTTGGCTACAGGAACATAGAGTAATTTTACCAAGAAAACACCATCGGGTGCATCATGTTGCACCACATGAAACATATTTTTGCATTACTACTGGCTGGTTAAATTGGCCATTAGAGAAACTCCGGTTTTGGTATATTTTAGAGatcattattgaaaaattaactgGTTGTAAGCCTAGAGCAGATGACCTAAAATGGGCACAGAAGAGGTCTTGA
- the LOC124948461 gene encoding aspartate--tRNA ligase, mitochondrial isoform X1 has protein sequence MFASERLIYQLSSRIISRHLLPVLNVLDSACSVSMKYSPSAFVKYSHDLAIQQVSALDRSDLPVNKYCLRSHTCGELTSKNVGTTVQLNGWIEYQRMNKFITLRDAYGSTQLIISDDRTDLIEIIKDLPYESVIRVVGIVNMRPEEQVNKTMKTGDIEIQIDSIEVLNKALAHLPFSIRHYNKAKEITQMKYRYLALRYPEMQKTLRTRSKLIAKMREYLINECDFVDVETPTLFRSTPGGAQEFVVPTRHPGKFYSLVQSPQQFKQLLMVGGIDRYFQIARCYRDEGARHDRQPEFTQLDIEMSFTDQKGIMELIENLLKYSWPETITTPFKRLTYDDAMRLYGTDQPDLRILYEIQYLKQIINMTILEENIKLTNSKDCEVCALVFPNKHEYLTRSVKEEFNDIKNKYFSATRLFQIKISDNSWKLQLDKLFSSNITENIIQMLNLKIGDILFLTIGPKLDSQKLLGKLRIEFTNILENNNLKIRSSGYNFLWLIDFPLFEVNESQLLKSMHHPFTQPHPEDMKYLVTNPEKVRGLHYDLILNGSEIGGGSVRIHNANLQKQILKMLDINEEQLSHMLEALSSGAPPHSGIALGLDRLVCLLCNTESIRNVIAFPKTIEGRDLMSGAPIPISTEAKELYHIKTVDEQSNV, from the exons atgtttGCCAGTGAGAGGTTAATTTATCAGTTAAGTTCACGTATTATTTCAAGACATCTTTTGCCCGTATTAAATGTACTTGATAGTGCATGT TctgtttcaatgaaatattcccCATCagcttttgtaaaatattctcATGATTTAGCTATTCAACAAGTATCTGCTTTAGACAGATCAGATTTACCAGTTAATAAGTATTGTTTGAGATCACACACTTGTGGTGAATTAACAAGCAAAAATGTTGGAACTACGGTACAGCTTAATGGTTGGATAGAATAtcaaagaatgaataaatttataactttAAGGGATGCATACGGTTCTACACAGCTTATAATATCTGATGAT agaACGGATTTAATAGAGATTATAAAAGATCTACCATATGAAAGTGTAATACGTGTTGTTGGTATTGTAAATATGAGACCTGAAGAACAAGTAAATAAAACCATGAAAACTGGTGATATAGAAATACAAATTGATTCTATAGAAGTTTTAAACAAAGCATTAGCACATCTTCCATTTTCTATTAGACATTATAATAAGGCAAAGGAGATAAcacaaatgaaatatagatATCTTGCTCTAAGGTATCCTGAAATGCAAAAAACTTTAAGAACACGTTCTAAACTTATAGCAAAGATGAgagaatatttaatcaatgaatGTGACTTTGTGGATGTGGAAACTCCAACACTTTTTAGAAGTACACCCGGG GGTGCACAAGAATTTGTAGTTCCAACAAGGCATCCAGGAAAATTTTATTCCCTTGTACAAAGTCCACAACAGTTCAAACAATTATTGATGGTAGGTGGAATTGATAGGTATTTTCAAATTGCTCGGTGTTATAGAGATGAAGGTGCAAGACACGATAGACAACCTGAATTCACACAG TTAGATATCGAAATGTCATTTACTGATCAAAAGGGTATAATGGAGTTAATTGAAAATCTGTTAAAGTACAGTTGGCCAGAAACTATAACTACACCTTTTAAACGCTTAACTTATGATGATGCAATGAGATTGTATGGTACAGATCAACCAGACTTGAGAATACTTTATGAA ATTCAGTAtcttaaacaaattattaatatgactatattggaagaaaatattaagttaACAAATAGTAAAGATTGCGAAGTTTGTGCTTTGGTTTTTCCCAATAAACAT gaaTACTTAACACGTTCTGTTAAGGaagaatttaatgatataaaaaacaaatatttttcagcTACCAGattgtttcaaataaaaatttctgatAATTCTTGGAAATTACAATTGGACAAATTATTTTCCTCaaatataacagaaaatataatacaaatgttGAATTTGAAAATTGGAGACATTCTATTTTTAACTATTGGTCCTAAACTTGATTct cAAAAACTTTTAGGAAAATTACGAAttgaatttacaaatatattggaaaataataatttaaaaatacgtTCGTCTGGCTATAACTTTTTATGGCTTATTGATTTTCCATTATTTGAAGTAAATGAATCACAGTTATTAAAAAGTATGCATCATCCATTTACACAACCTCATCCAGAAGATATGAAATATCTTGTAACAAATCCTGAAAAG GTACGAGGTTTAcattatgatttaattttaaatggtTCAGAAATAGGAGGAGGATCAGTAAGAATTCACAATGCAAATCttcaaaaacaaatattaaaaatgttagaCATAAATGAAGAACAACTTTCACATATGCTTGAAGCATTATCTAGTGGTGCACCACCTCATAGTGGAATAGCACTAG GTCTGGATCGTCTTGTTTGTTTACTCTGTAATACGGAAAGTATAAGAAATGTTATAGCATTTCCAAAAACAATAGAAGGGCGAGACTTAATGTCTGGAGCTCCTATTCCAATTTCTACAGAAGCAAaagaattatatcatataaaaacaGTAGATGAACAAAgtaatgtttaa
- the LOC124948461 gene encoding aspartate--tRNA ligase, mitochondrial isoform X2 produces the protein MFASERLIYQLSSRIISRHLLPVLNVLDSACSVSMKYSPSAFVKYSHDLAIQQVSALDRSDLPVNKYCLRSHTCGELTSKNVGTTVQLNGWIEYQRMNKFITLRDAYGSTQLIISDDRTDLIEIIKDLPYESVIRVVGIVNMRPEEQVNKTMKTGDIEIQIDSIEVLNKALAHLPFSIRHYNKAKEITQMKYRYLALRYPEMQKTLRTRSKLIAKMREYLINECDFVDVETPTLFRSTPGGAQEFVVPTRHPGKFYSLVQSPQQFKQLLMVGGIDRYFQIARCYRDEGARHDRQPEFTQLDIEMSFTDQKGIMELIENLLKYSWPETITTPFKRLTYDDAMRLYGTDQPDLRILYEIQYLKQIINMTILEENIKLTNSKDCEVCALVFPNKHEYLTRSVKEEFNDIKNKYFSATRLFQIKISDNSWKLQLDKLFSSNITENIIQMLNLKIGDILFLTIGPKLDSQKLLGKLRIEFTNILENNNLKIRSSGYNFLWLIDFPLFEVNESQLLKSMHHPFTQPHPEDMKYLVTNPEKK, from the exons atgtttGCCAGTGAGAGGTTAATTTATCAGTTAAGTTCACGTATTATTTCAAGACATCTTTTGCCCGTATTAAATGTACTTGATAGTGCATGT TctgtttcaatgaaatattcccCATCagcttttgtaaaatattctcATGATTTAGCTATTCAACAAGTATCTGCTTTAGACAGATCAGATTTACCAGTTAATAAGTATTGTTTGAGATCACACACTTGTGGTGAATTAACAAGCAAAAATGTTGGAACTACGGTACAGCTTAATGGTTGGATAGAATAtcaaagaatgaataaatttataactttAAGGGATGCATACGGTTCTACACAGCTTATAATATCTGATGAT agaACGGATTTAATAGAGATTATAAAAGATCTACCATATGAAAGTGTAATACGTGTTGTTGGTATTGTAAATATGAGACCTGAAGAACAAGTAAATAAAACCATGAAAACTGGTGATATAGAAATACAAATTGATTCTATAGAAGTTTTAAACAAAGCATTAGCACATCTTCCATTTTCTATTAGACATTATAATAAGGCAAAGGAGATAAcacaaatgaaatatagatATCTTGCTCTAAGGTATCCTGAAATGCAAAAAACTTTAAGAACACGTTCTAAACTTATAGCAAAGATGAgagaatatttaatcaatgaatGTGACTTTGTGGATGTGGAAACTCCAACACTTTTTAGAAGTACACCCGGG GGTGCACAAGAATTTGTAGTTCCAACAAGGCATCCAGGAAAATTTTATTCCCTTGTACAAAGTCCACAACAGTTCAAACAATTATTGATGGTAGGTGGAATTGATAGGTATTTTCAAATTGCTCGGTGTTATAGAGATGAAGGTGCAAGACACGATAGACAACCTGAATTCACACAG TTAGATATCGAAATGTCATTTACTGATCAAAAGGGTATAATGGAGTTAATTGAAAATCTGTTAAAGTACAGTTGGCCAGAAACTATAACTACACCTTTTAAACGCTTAACTTATGATGATGCAATGAGATTGTATGGTACAGATCAACCAGACTTGAGAATACTTTATGAA ATTCAGTAtcttaaacaaattattaatatgactatattggaagaaaatattaagttaACAAATAGTAAAGATTGCGAAGTTTGTGCTTTGGTTTTTCCCAATAAACAT gaaTACTTAACACGTTCTGTTAAGGaagaatttaatgatataaaaaacaaatatttttcagcTACCAGattgtttcaaataaaaatttctgatAATTCTTGGAAATTACAATTGGACAAATTATTTTCCTCaaatataacagaaaatataatacaaatgttGAATTTGAAAATTGGAGACATTCTATTTTTAACTATTGGTCCTAAACTTGATTct cAAAAACTTTTAGGAAAATTACGAAttgaatttacaaatatattggaaaataataatttaaaaatacgtTCGTCTGGCTATAACTTTTTATGGCTTATTGATTTTCCATTATTTGAAGTAAATGAATCACAGTTATTAAAAAGTATGCATCATCCATTTACACAACCTCATCCAGAAGATATGAAATATCTTGTAACAAATCCTGAAAAG AAATAG